A window of Macrotis lagotis isolate mMagLag1 chromosome X, bilby.v1.9.chrom.fasta, whole genome shotgun sequence contains these coding sequences:
- the PCP2 gene encoding Purkinje cell protein 2 homolog isoform X1, with amino-acid sequence MGPAPQLRGSECRPQGHGLRGFRLLRALSRLASPYGALPPSFLGDPTLNLQYACSQTMLAQAGTPEEDGFFNLLSHVQGGRMEEQRCPLQTEAGQGPPNKSSRSRSRSPSPSPVAPPEMDNLMDMLAHTQGRRMDDQRVSINYLPGFQSGNPKDGVEQGTGNRSHPLLVPQDPSALNFRRNSSPHPQTTGP; translated from the exons AGAGGCTCTGAATGCCGGCCACAAGGCCATGGACTCCGTGGGTTCCGCCTTCTACGTGCCCTCTCCCGCTTGGCCTCCCCTTATGGAGCTCTACCCCCCAGTTTTCTGGGAGATCCTACCTTGAATCTTCAGTATGCTTGCTCACAGACCATGCTGGCCCAG GCAGGGACCCCAGAGGAGGACGGATTCTTCAACCTGCTTAGCCACGTCCAGGGTGGTCGGATGGAGGAGCAGCGCTGCCCCCTGCAGACCGAAGCAGGCCAGGGGCCTCCCAACA AAAGCAGTCGCAGTCGCAGCCGAAGCCCTAGTCCTAGCCCCGTTGCTCCTCCAGAGATGGACAACCTGATGGACATGCTGGCCCATACTCAGGGACGTCGGATGGATGACCAACGTGTCAGCATCAATTACCTGCCTGGCTTCCAGTCTGGGAACCCTAAG GATGGTGTGGAGCAAGGAACTGGGAATCGAAGCCATCCCCTTTTGGTTCCTCAAGACCCCTCGGCCCTCAACTTCCGAAGGAACAGCAGCCCCCATCCCCAAACCACTGGTCCCTGA
- the PCP2 gene encoding Purkinje cell protein 2 homolog isoform X2 — protein MLAQAGTPEEDGFFNLLSHVQGGRMEEQRCPLQTEAGQGPPNKSSRSRSRSPSPSPVAPPEMDNLMDMLAHTQGRRMDDQRVSINYLPGFQSGNPKDGVEQGTGNRSHPLLVPQDPSALNFRRNSSPHPQTTGP, from the exons ATGCTGGCCCAG GCAGGGACCCCAGAGGAGGACGGATTCTTCAACCTGCTTAGCCACGTCCAGGGTGGTCGGATGGAGGAGCAGCGCTGCCCCCTGCAGACCGAAGCAGGCCAGGGGCCTCCCAACA AAAGCAGTCGCAGTCGCAGCCGAAGCCCTAGTCCTAGCCCCGTTGCTCCTCCAGAGATGGACAACCTGATGGACATGCTGGCCCATACTCAGGGACGTCGGATGGATGACCAACGTGTCAGCATCAATTACCTGCCTGGCTTCCAGTCTGGGAACCCTAAG GATGGTGTGGAGCAAGGAACTGGGAATCGAAGCCATCCCCTTTTGGTTCCTCAAGACCCCTCGGCCCTCAACTTCCGAAGGAACAGCAGCCCCCATCCCCAAACCACTGGTCCCTGA
- the PET100 gene encoding LOW QUALITY PROTEIN: protein PET100 homolog, mitochondrial (The sequence of the model RefSeq protein was modified relative to this genomic sequence to represent the inferred CDS: deleted 1 base in 1 codon), translating into MWLQELAEAAVGPERMGVKLEVFRMMLYLTFPVAMFWVSNQAEYFEEYVIQRKREIFPPEREDQRRELEEFKERMRKQREERLLRTTQQ; encoded by the exons ATGTGGCTTCAGGAACTGGCGGAAGCAGCTGTT GGGCCCGAGAGGATGGGGGTGAAGCTGGAAGTGTTTCGG ATGATGCTGTACCTCACCTTTCCTGTGGCCATGTTCTGGGTCTCCAACCAGGCTGAATATTTTGAGGAATATGTCATCCAGCGCAAG CGAGAGATATTCCCTCCGGAGCGAGAAGACCAG CGTCGGGAGCTAGAAGAGTTCAAGGAGCGAATGCGGAAGCAGCGTGAGGAGAGGTTACTCCGAACTACCCAGCAATAA
- the XAB2 gene encoding pre-mRNA-splicing factor SYF1 encodes MPEVGEEAPTEAKLKTRPERPDLFFEEEDLQYEEEILRNPFSVKCWFRYIEFKQSASQAVLNLLYERALKELPGSYKLWYHYLKARRAQVKRRCVTDPAYEDVNNCHERALVFMHKMPRLWLDYCQFLMEQGRITRTRRTFDRALRALPITQHSRIWPLYLRFVRSHPLPETAVRVYRRFLKLSPESAEEYIEYLRSIDRLDEAAQRLATVVNDERFVSKEGKSNYQLWHELCDLISQNPDKVQSLNVGAIIRGGLTRFTDQLGKLWCSLADYYIRSGHFEKARDVYEEAIQTVMTVRDFTQVFDSYAQFEESMIAAKMETTSELGREEEDDVDLELRLARFEQLISRRPLLLNSVLLRQNPHHVHEWHKRVALHQGRPREVINTYTEAVQTVDPFKATGKPHTLWVAFAKFYEENEQLEDARTILEKATKVNFKQVEDLASVWCEYGEMELRHDNYDQALRLLRKATALPARRAEYFDSSEPVQNRVYKSLKVWSMLADLEESLGTFQSTKAVYERILDLRIATPQIVINYAMFLEEHSYFEESFKAYERGISLFKWPNVSDIWSTYLTKFITRYGGRKLERARDLFEQALDGCPPKYAKTLYLLYARLEEEWGLARHAMAVYERATLAVEPSQQHEMFNIYIKRAAEIYGVTHTRSIYQKAIEVLPDEHAREMCLRFADMECKLGEIDRARAIYSFCSQICDPRTTGTFWQTWKDFEIRHGNEDTIREMLRIRRSVQATYNTQVNFMASQMLKVYSNATGTVSDLAPGQSGMDDMKLLEHRAEQLAAEAERDQPSRSQGKILFVRSDASRSELAELAQQANPEEIEIGEEEEGEEDEEELQPNEVPLEQQSVPSTVFGSLKDD; translated from the exons ATGCCCGAAGTCGGGGAGGAAGCCCCAACGGAGGCAAAGCTGAAGACTCGACCTGAGAGGCCCGACCTCTTCTTC GAAGAGGAGGATTTACAGTATGAAGAGGAAATCCTTCGCAACCCTTTCTCTGTTAAGTGTTGGTTCCGATACATCGAATTCAAGCAGAGTGCATCACAGGCTGTGCTCAATCTGCTCTATGAACGGGCCCTCAAGGAGCTACCTGGAAG TTACAAACTATGGTACCACTACCTGAAAGCCCGCCGGGCCCAGGTGAAGCGTCGTTGCGTGACTGATCCCGCCTATGAGGATGTCAACAACTGCCACGAGCGGGCCTTGGTCTTTATGCACAAG ATGCCGCGTCTGTGGTTAGATTATTGCCAGTTCTTGATGGAGCAAGGCCGTATTACTCGGACCCGGCGCACCTTCGACCGTGCCCTGAGGGCTCTGCCCATCACTCAGCACTCACGTATCTGGCCCCTCTATCTCCGCTTTGTACGTTCCCACCCTCTGCCTGAGACTGCAGTGCGTGTATACCGCCGCTTCCTCAAG CTGAGCCCTGAGAGTGCAGAAGAATATATCGAGTATCTACGCTCCATCGACCGGCTGGATGAGGCAGCTCAGCGCCTGGCAACTGTGGTCAATGATGAAAGATTTGTCTCCAAGGAAGGAAAGTCCAACTATCAG CTATGGCATGAACTGTGTGACCTGATCTCCCAGAATCCGGACAAAGTGCAGTCCTTAAATGTGGGTGCCATCATCCGAGGGGGCCTCACCCGCTTCACTGACCAGCTTGGCAAGCTCTGGTGCTCACTGGCCGACTACTATATCCGAAGTGGACATTTTGAGAAG GCCCGTGACGTATATGAAGAGGCGATCCAGACGGTGATGACTGTACGAGACTTCACACAGGTGTTCGACAGTTATGCCCAGTTTGAGGAGAGCATGATTgcagccaagatggagacaactTCAGAGTTGGGGCGGGAGGAAGAAG ATGACGTGGACCTGGAACTACGTTTGGCACGCTTTGAACAGCTCATCAGCCGCCGACCCCTTCTCCTTAACAGTGTCCTACTACGTCAGAACCCACACCATGTGCACGAGTGGCACAAGCGAGTAGCCCTGCATCAGGGCCGACCCAGAGAG GTCATCAACACATACACAGAAGCTGTGCAGACTGTGGATCCCTTCAAGGCCACAGGCAAACCCCACACACTGTGGGTCGCCTTTGCCAAGTTCTATGAGGAGAACGAGCAGCTGGAAGAT GCCCGCACCATCCTGGAGAAGGCAACCAAAGTGAACTTCAAGCAAGTCGAGGATTTGGCCAGTGTGTGGTGTGAGTATGGAGAGATGGAGCTGAGACACGACAACTACGACCAGGCCCTGCGGCTGCTGCGG AAGGCCACTGCCCTGCCTGCCCGCCGAGCTGAGTACTTTGACAGTTCTGAACCTGTGCAGAATCGGGTCTACAAGTCCCTGAAGGTCTGGTCTATGCTGGCTGACCTTGAGGAAAGTCTGGGCACCTTCCAG TCCACCAAGGCTGTGTATGAGCGGATCTTGGACTTGCGCATCGCTACCCCCCAGATTGTCATCAACTATGCCATGTTCCTGGAAGAGCACAGCTACTTTGAGGAGAGTTTCAAG GCCTATGAGCGGGGCATCTCATTGTTCAAGTGGCCCAACGTGTCAGACATCTGGAGCACGTACCTTACCAAGTTCATCACTCGTTATGGAGGCCGCAAGCTGGAGCGGGCCCGGGACCTGTTTGAGCAGGCGCTGGATGGCTGTCCCCCAAAATATGCCAAAA CTCTCTACCTGTTATATGCCCGACTGGAGGAAGAGTGGGGACTGGCCCGTCACGCCATGGCTGTGTACGAGCGTGCCACCCTTGCTGTGGAGCCCTCCCAGCAACATGAAATGTTCAACATCTACATCAAACGTGCTGCCGAGATCTATGGGGTCACTCACACGCGCAGCATCTATCAGAAAGCCATTGAG GTGCTGCCGGATGAGCACGCACGAGAAATGTGTCTTCGTTTTGCCGATATGGAATGTAAACTGGGAGAGATTGACCGAGCCCGGGCCATCTACAGCTTCTGCTCCCAGATCTGTGATCCTCGG ACGACCGGAACATTCTGGCAGACATGGAAGGACTTCGAGATCCGGCATGGAAATGAAGATACCATCCGTGAGATGCTTCGGATCCGGCGAAGTGTTCAGGCCACATACAACACACAAGTCAACTTCATGGCCTCGCAGATGCTGAAGGTGTACAGCAATGCCACAGGCACCG TGTCTGACCTTGCCCCTGGACAGAGCGGAATGGATGACATGAAGCTACTGGAGCATCGGGCAGAACAGCTGGCAGCAGAAGCAGAACGGGACCAGCCCTCGCGCTCACAGGGCAAGATCCTCTTTGTCAG GAGTGACGCCTCCCGCTCTGAGCTGGCTGAACTGGCCCAGCAGGCCAACCCTGAGGAGATTGAGataggggaggaggaagagggagaggaggacgaggaggagcTGCAACCCAATG aGGTCCCACTGGAGCAACAGAGCGTGCCATCCACTGTCTTCGGGAGCCTGAAAGACGACTGA